One part of the Mycobacterium marinum genome encodes these proteins:
- a CDS encoding alpha/beta hydrolase fold domain-containing protein yields MPDLLPHFHWPAIARLANPLRRTMTVPIYPIAPEHTYREVFPFLLRLYRRILQTRNPNYVAFRGDSAGGGIAFALRDAGLRYAGGDPLGAPLLSPSVAPADDIHWDS; encoded by the coding sequence GTGCCGGATCTGTTGCCGCATTTCCACTGGCCCGCGATTGCAAGACTCGCCAACCCCCTGCGCCGCACCATGACGGTGCCGATCTACCCCATCGCCCCCGAACACACCTACCGCGAGGTGTTCCCGTTCCTCTTGCGGCTCTATCGCCGGATTTTGCAGACCCGCAACCCGAATTATGTTGCGTTCAGAGGTGATTCGGCCGGGGGCGGGATCGCGTTCGCGCTGCGCGACGCGGGACTGCGGTACGCGGGCGGAGATCCGCTGGGCGCTCCCCTGCTGAGCCCGAGCGTCGCCCCGGCTGACGATATTCACTGGGACTCATGA
- a CDS encoding NAD(P)/FAD-dependent oxidoreductase, with amino-acid sequence MSRVLVIGSGFAGLWAALGAARRVEELAVPPGSVDITVLSTKPFHDIRVRNYETDLSTCRIPLADLLDPAGVSHIPAVVVGIDAAARRVRTADGQTYEYDRLVLASGSQVAKPDLPGLQEFGFDVDTYEGAVRLQCHLQQVADGPPAAAAATVVVVGAGLTGIETACELPARLAKLFAHSAVVPRVVLVDHNPVVGSDMGASARPVIEEALSEVGVETRTAVGVTAVTEAGVALSSGELLEAATVVWCAGMRANSLAEQLPVHRDRLGRVEVDDYLRVVGVPEIFAAGDVAAAQIDDDHVSVMSCQHGRPMGRYAGYNVISDLFGEPLLALRIPWYVTVLDLGPAGAVYTEGWDRMVVSRGAKAKATKQNINTERIYPPLTRDRADLLAAAAPDLQDRP; translated from the coding sequence TTGAGCCGGGTACTGGTGATTGGTTCTGGTTTCGCGGGACTGTGGGCGGCCCTGGGCGCCGCGCGGCGAGTCGAGGAGCTCGCCGTACCGCCCGGGTCCGTCGACATTACGGTGTTGAGTACCAAACCGTTTCACGATATCCGGGTTCGCAACTACGAAACCGATCTGAGTACCTGCCGGATCCCGCTCGCCGACCTCCTCGATCCAGCCGGGGTCTCACATATTCCCGCGGTGGTGGTCGGGATCGACGCCGCGGCACGCCGAGTGCGCACCGCCGACGGCCAGACGTACGAATACGACCGCTTGGTGCTCGCCTCGGGCAGTCAGGTGGCCAAGCCCGACCTTCCTGGCCTGCAGGAGTTCGGATTCGATGTCGACACCTACGAGGGTGCCGTCCGGCTGCAATGTCACCTGCAACAAGTTGCCGATGGGCCGCCAGCGGCCGCCGCGGCCACGGTCGTGGTGGTGGGAGCCGGGTTGACCGGCATCGAAACCGCTTGCGAGCTGCCCGCTCGGCTCGCAAAGCTGTTCGCCCACAGTGCCGTCGTCCCCCGAGTGGTACTGGTGGACCACAACCCCGTGGTCGGCTCGGATATGGGTGCCTCAGCACGGCCGGTGATCGAGGAAGCGTTGTCCGAGGTCGGTGTTGAGACCAGGACCGCGGTCGGTGTTACCGCGGTCACCGAGGCTGGCGTGGCGCTGTCATCGGGTGAGCTGCTCGAGGCGGCCACCGTGGTGTGGTGCGCCGGCATGCGCGCAAATTCGCTGGCCGAACAATTGCCGGTACACCGTGATCGGCTGGGGCGTGTCGAGGTGGACGACTACCTGCGGGTGGTTGGGGTTCCCGAGATATTCGCTGCGGGCGATGTGGCCGCCGCCCAGATAGACGACGACCACGTGTCGGTGATGTCGTGTCAGCACGGGCGGCCGATGGGACGGTATGCGGGCTACAACGTGATCAGCGACCTGTTCGGCGAGCCGCTGCTGGCCCTGCGGATTCCTTGGTACGTAACGGTTCTCGATCTGGGACCGGCCGGCGCGGTCTACACCGAGGGGTGGGACCGGATGGTGGTGTCGCGTGGCGCGAAGGCCAAGGCCACCAAGCAGAACATCAACACTGAGCGGATCTACCCGCCGCTGACCCGAGATCGCGCGGATCTGTTGGCAGCCGCCGCTCCGGACCTGCAGGACCGGCCGTAG
- a CDS encoding PPE family protein encodes MFYAAFPPEINSGRMYTGPGSGPLLAAAAAWDAVAAELQSTAAAFSSVIASLTSGPWIGPSSLAMAAAVAPYVTWMGATAAQAAQAATQATAAATAYETAFAAHVPPVEIAANRAQLAMLVATNLFGQNTAAIAAAESQYAEMWAQDATAMDGYASSSAAASEVTPFAEPPQVVNAAGLASQAAVVGQAAAASPAATVQDLLATGPISWLLQLGADLSTGYTAAVTALLNGLFGPSGATTYLTLYNAIKTPLNFTTGFNDIGLLINFPASQFLKFAPHPGLGPLPKDALGGGLGLAPHWNQGTLFSAIQPEAMTPHWGRGTLVGKLTVPPSWAAATPTIRTVAAALSAAGPEAVPAAALGEGGLLSSMAVAGMLGSAFGAGAPDAYKRAGVRSRLTPLKDLKDATSPEKLKRLVAQISEKPESVQHHTVDQEGLDSLLEQLAKKPGIHAVHLSKGDKAKVVPTDAQPG; translated from the coding sequence ATGTTCTATGCAGCGTTTCCGCCGGAGATCAACTCGGGCCGGATGTACACCGGTCCTGGATCGGGGCCGTTGCTGGCCGCCGCGGCAGCCTGGGACGCGGTTGCCGCGGAATTGCAGTCCACGGCCGCCGCGTTTTCCTCGGTGATCGCAAGCCTGACCAGCGGGCCATGGATAGGTCCGTCCTCGCTGGCGATGGCGGCCGCGGTTGCACCCTACGTGACGTGGATGGGCGCCACCGCCGCACAAGCCGCGCAGGCGGCGACACAGGCCACCGCCGCGGCGACCGCCTACGAGACCGCGTTTGCCGCACACGTGCCGCCGGTCGAGATCGCGGCCAATCGCGCGCAATTGGCAATGCTGGTGGCCACCAACCTGTTCGGCCAGAACACGGCGGCCATCGCCGCGGCCGAGTCGCAATACGCTGAAATGTGGGCACAAGACGCCACCGCGATGGACGGCTACGCCAGCTCGTCGGCGGCCGCCAGCGAAGTCACGCCATTTGCCGAACCACCGCAAGTCGTCAATGCTGCCGGGTTGGCCAGTCAAGCCGCAGTGGTGGGCCAAGCTGCTGCTGCCTCCCCGGCCGCCACCGTGCAGGACCTGCTGGCAACTGGCCCCATCTCCTGGTTACTGCAGTTGGGTGCCGACCTCAGCACCGGCTATACCGCAGCGGTCACCGCGCTGCTGAACGGCCTTTTCGGGCCATCCGGCGCGACGACCTATTTAACGCTGTACAACGCCATCAAGACTCCGCTGAACTTCACCACCGGGTTTAACGACATCGGCCTGCTGATCAACTTCCCCGCCTCGCAGTTCCTCAAGTTCGCCCCGCACCCCGGGCTCGGCCCGCTTCCCAAGGACGCGTTGGGAGGCGGCCTCGGGCTGGCTCCGCACTGGAACCAGGGCACGCTGTTCAGCGCGATACAGCCGGAGGCGATGACGCCGCACTGGGGGCGCGGCACCCTGGTCGGAAAATTGACGGTTCCACCGAGCTGGGCCGCGGCCACGCCGACCATCAGGACCGTGGCCGCCGCGCTGTCGGCCGCCGGACCCGAGGCCGTCCCGGCAGCGGCACTCGGCGAGGGAGGGCTGCTCAGCTCCATGGCAGTGGCGGGCATGCTCGGAAGTGCCTTTGGTGCCGGGGCCCCGGACGCGTACAAACGCGCCGGCGTCCGCAGTCGCCTCACTCCGCTCAAAGACCTCAAAGACGCCACTTCACCGGAAAAGTTGAAACGTCTGGTCGCGCAAATATCGGAGAAGCCCGAAAGTGTCCAGCACCATACTGTCGATCAGGAAGGTCTTGACAGCCTCTTGGAGCAGCTGGCGAAGAAACCCGGTATCCATGCTGTGCACCTGTCCAAAGGCGACAAAGCGAAAGTCGTTCCCACCGATGCGCAGCCAGGCTAG
- a CDS encoding DUF732 domain-containing protein — MKALFALLGLSAMIWLAAPAHAHPDEGGGDDVGFLAALQNAGITYSNPDQAIGSAKAVCWCLDGGESGLELVHDVKTHNPGFNMEAASQFAVLAATYYCPHHLSHA; from the coding sequence ATGAAAGCGCTATTTGCTCTCCTCGGGCTGTCTGCCATGATTTGGCTGGCCGCGCCCGCGCACGCACACCCTGACGAAGGCGGGGGGGACGATGTCGGCTTTCTTGCCGCACTGCAAAATGCCGGTATCACTTATTCCAACCCGGACCAAGCCATCGGATCGGCCAAGGCGGTGTGCTGGTGTCTGGACGGCGGCGAGTCCGGCCTGGAACTGGTTCATGATGTGAAGACCCACAATCCCGGATTCAATATGGAGGCGGCATCGCAGTTCGCTGTGCTGGCGGCGACCTACTACTGTCCGCATCACCTCAGCCACGCCTGA
- a CDS encoding FAD-binding protein — protein MNTEIPATVSSDTVTSWTDDVDVVVIGFGIAGGCAAVAAAAAGARVLVLERAAAAGGTTSLAGGHFYLGGGTAVQQATGHSDTPDEMYKYLAAVSRQPDHAKIRAYCDGSVEHFNWLEDLGFQFERSYFPGKAVIQPNTEGLMFTGNEKVWPFFEKAVPAPRGHKVPVPGDTGGASMVIDLLLKRAASLGVQIRYETGATELIVDGSGTAARVAGVMWKRFTETGAIKAKSVIIAAGGFVMNPEMVAKYTPKLAEKPFVLGNTYDDGLGIRMGVSAGGATEHMDQIFVTAPPYPPSILLTGVIVNKLGRRFVAEDSYHSRTAGFIMDQPDSAAYLIVDEAHLQHPKMPLVPLIDGWESVAEMEAALGIPDGNLVATLDRYNTCAARGEDPDFHKQPEFLAPQDKGPWGAFDMSLGKAMYAGFTLGGLATSVDGEVLRSDGSVVAGLYAAGACASNIAQDGKGYASGTQLGEGSFFGRRAGAHAAAHAGARVAP, from the coding sequence TTGAACACCGAGATACCAGCGACGGTTAGCTCAGACACGGTGACCTCATGGACGGATGACGTCGATGTGGTGGTAATCGGCTTCGGTATCGCCGGGGGATGCGCAGCAGTCGCGGCGGCCGCCGCCGGCGCCCGGGTGCTGGTGCTCGAACGTGCAGCCGCGGCGGGCGGAACCACATCGCTGGCCGGAGGGCATTTCTATCTGGGCGGCGGAACGGCGGTCCAGCAGGCGACCGGTCACTCGGACACACCCGATGAGATGTACAAGTACTTGGCTGCGGTGTCGCGCCAGCCCGATCACGCCAAGATTCGCGCTTACTGCGACGGTAGCGTCGAGCACTTCAACTGGCTCGAAGACCTCGGCTTTCAGTTCGAGCGTAGTTACTTTCCCGGGAAGGCGGTGATCCAGCCCAACACCGAGGGATTGATGTTCACCGGCAATGAGAAGGTTTGGCCCTTCTTCGAAAAGGCGGTGCCGGCGCCACGCGGCCACAAGGTGCCGGTTCCGGGTGACACCGGCGGCGCGTCGATGGTGATCGACCTGCTGCTCAAACGAGCCGCGAGCCTGGGGGTGCAGATCCGCTACGAGACGGGCGCCACCGAACTCATCGTGGACGGCTCGGGAACGGCGGCCCGGGTAGCCGGAGTGATGTGGAAGCGGTTCACCGAAACCGGCGCGATCAAGGCGAAGTCGGTGATTATTGCTGCCGGGGGATTTGTGATGAACCCCGAGATGGTCGCCAAGTACACCCCGAAACTGGCCGAGAAGCCGTTCGTGCTCGGCAACACCTACGACGACGGGCTGGGCATTCGGATGGGAGTGTCGGCCGGCGGCGCCACCGAACACATGGATCAGATCTTCGTTACCGCTCCGCCGTACCCGCCATCGATCCTGCTGACCGGCGTCATCGTCAACAAGCTCGGACGGCGTTTCGTCGCCGAGGACTCATATCATTCCCGCACGGCGGGGTTCATCATGGATCAACCCGACAGCGCGGCCTATCTGATCGTCGACGAGGCACACCTGCAGCATCCCAAGATGCCGCTGGTTCCGTTGATCGACGGGTGGGAGAGCGTCGCCGAAATGGAAGCCGCACTTGGCATTCCGGACGGCAATTTGGTTGCGACGCTGGATCGCTACAACACCTGTGCCGCGCGCGGCGAGGATCCCGACTTTCACAAACAGCCGGAATTCCTTGCCCCCCAGGACAAGGGGCCATGGGGAGCATTCGACATGTCGCTGGGCAAGGCGATGTATGCCGGCTTCACCCTCGGTGGACTGGCCACATCGGTCGACGGCGAGGTGCTGCGAAGCGACGGGTCGGTGGTGGCGGGTCTATATGCGGCCGGCGCGTGCGCCTCCAACATCGCCCAGGATGGCAAGGGCTACGCGAGCGGTACGCAGCTGGGGGAGGGATCATTCTTCGGGCGCCGTGCCGGAGCCCATGCCGCGGCGCACGCGGGCGCCCGCGTGGCCCCCTGA
- a CDS encoding MgtC/SapB family protein: MQNLSVAEFTLRLAVGLGCGALIGIERQWRARMAGLRTNALVATGATLFVLYAVATEDSSPTRVASYVVSGIGFLGGGVILREGFNVRGLNTAATLWCSAAVGVLAASGHLIFALIATGTIVSVHLLGRPLGRLIDHDNGVEEDEGLQPYRLQVLCRPKTAKYARAQIVQHIARNDIILRGIHTGQANDDNIALTAHILLDGHTPAKLERLVAELSLQPGIYAVHWYAGEQSNPVLPGTEPD, encoded by the coding sequence GTGCAGAACCTGAGCGTTGCTGAGTTCACACTTCGACTGGCGGTCGGACTCGGCTGTGGCGCCCTCATCGGCATCGAGCGGCAATGGCGCGCGCGCATGGCCGGGTTGCGCACCAATGCCCTGGTGGCAACCGGAGCCACGCTATTCGTCTTGTACGCGGTCGCGACCGAGGACAGCAGCCCCACCAGGGTCGCGTCCTACGTCGTGTCCGGTATCGGGTTTCTCGGCGGTGGAGTAATCCTGCGGGAGGGATTCAACGTCCGCGGCCTCAACACCGCCGCCACCCTGTGGTGCTCGGCAGCGGTGGGCGTGCTGGCGGCCTCCGGACACTTGATCTTTGCGCTGATCGCTACCGGCACCATCGTCAGCGTTCACTTGCTCGGACGCCCACTGGGCCGACTGATCGACCACGACAACGGGGTCGAGGAGGATGAAGGCCTGCAGCCCTATCGCCTACAGGTTCTCTGCCGCCCCAAGACGGCGAAGTACGCGCGCGCCCAGATCGTCCAACACATCGCCAGAAACGACATCATTCTGCGTGGCATTCACACTGGCCAGGCCAACGACGACAACATCGCGTTGACCGCCCACATCCTGTTGGACGGTCACACGCCCGCCAAGCTAGAGCGGCTGGTGGCCGAGCTGTCCCTGCAGCCAGGCATCTACGCAGTGCATTGGTACGCAGGTGAGCAGTCCAATCCCGTGCTGCCCGGCACCGAGCCGGACTGA
- a CDS encoding PPE family protein — protein sequence MIDFGALPPEINSGRMYVGPGAAPLIAAAAAWDELAAELQSMAASYGSTVQGLTVAPWTGASSITMAAAAAPYVTWINTTGVQAEQAATQAKLAAGAYETAFAATVPPPVIAANRALLMALIATNIFGQNTPAIAAAEAQYLEMWAQDAAAMYAYAGTAAAASALTPFTEPPQTTNPVAGAAQSAAVAQASSTAASSDVVSQLAGLITSVPNALQTLATTSAAPTAASILPEVSLPPWLATNLANWNTIMATLTGPFSLQGISSIPGGPFLSFGQVYAYVQNAQGLNAFYSPKAITGTLAPLVPEISPGGVGLTSASVSNSVSGTMGRAALVGSMSVPQGWTQAAPAMRLVSSVLSTNLAAAPTAGLPGEAGVFGQMALSSLAGRAMGASTFGSSSGGAVANSLGGVVAEADPAAATIIVIPALDE from the coding sequence ATGATTGACTTTGGGGCGCTTCCGCCGGAGATCAACTCGGGGCGGATGTATGTGGGGCCAGGCGCGGCGCCGCTGATAGCTGCGGCCGCGGCGTGGGACGAGCTGGCCGCCGAGCTGCAATCCATGGCAGCTTCGTATGGCTCAACGGTCCAAGGCTTGACCGTGGCACCGTGGACCGGTGCGTCGTCGATCACGATGGCGGCAGCGGCCGCACCCTACGTGACCTGGATCAATACCACGGGCGTTCAAGCCGAGCAGGCCGCCACCCAGGCGAAGCTGGCCGCCGGCGCGTATGAGACGGCATTTGCGGCCACGGTGCCACCGCCGGTGATCGCGGCCAATCGCGCGTTACTGATGGCGCTGATCGCGACCAACATCTTCGGACAAAACACTCCCGCTATCGCGGCCGCCGAAGCCCAATACCTGGAGATGTGGGCCCAAGACGCGGCGGCAATGTACGCCTATGCCGGCACTGCGGCCGCGGCCTCGGCGCTGACGCCATTTACCGAGCCGCCGCAAACCACGAATCCGGTGGCGGGGGCCGCTCAATCCGCCGCCGTGGCCCAGGCCAGCAGCACCGCCGCCAGCTCAGACGTAGTGTCCCAGCTGGCCGGACTGATCACCTCGGTACCGAATGCGCTGCAAACCCTCGCGACAACGAGCGCCGCACCGACCGCGGCGTCCATCCTGCCCGAGGTGTCCCTGCCTCCATGGCTCGCCACCAACCTGGCGAACTGGAATACCATCATGGCAACCCTGACCGGGCCATTCTCACTGCAGGGGATCAGTTCGATACCGGGTGGCCCGTTCCTGTCTTTCGGGCAGGTCTACGCCTACGTGCAAAACGCTCAGGGGCTCAACGCCTTCTACAGTCCGAAAGCGATCACCGGGACGCTGGCGCCGCTGGTTCCGGAGATCAGTCCCGGCGGCGTCGGATTGACTTCGGCGTCGGTATCGAACTCGGTATCGGGGACGATGGGGCGCGCCGCCCTGGTGGGCAGCATGTCGGTGCCGCAAGGCTGGACTCAGGCCGCACCCGCGATGCGACTGGTCTCATCAGTGCTATCCACCAACCTGGCGGCCGCGCCGACCGCTGGGCTACCGGGCGAGGCGGGGGTCTTCGGCCAGATGGCGTTGTCCAGCCTCGCCGGACGCGCCATGGGGGCCAGCACGTTTGGTTCGTCCAGTGGGGGTGCCGTGGCGAACTCGCTCGGCGGGGTTGTTGCCGAGGCCGACCCAGCCGCCGCCACCATCATCGTGATCCCGGCGCTCGACGAATAG
- a CDS encoding sterol desaturase family protein, with protein sequence MSALPGFLAVLPGEMRDPVLFAIPFFLFLLTVEWAAARKLEKLEAGATETPRPVSGSYHTRDSVASISMGLVSLVTIAFWKTLALLGYAAIYTYVAPWHLSPGRWYTWVIAIVGVDLLYYTYHRIAHRVRLIWATHQAHHSSEYFNFATALRQKWNNSGEVLMWVPLPLLGLPPWMVFFGFSVSLIYQFWVHTERINKLPRWFEFIFNTPSHHRVHHGMDQMYLDKNYGGILIIWDRLFRSFQAETARPHYGLTKPVDTFNIWKLQTREYVAIARDWRSATRLRDRLGYAFGPPGWQPSTTATPRAEDAAAVTTSG encoded by the coding sequence GTGAGTGCTCTACCAGGCTTCCTCGCCGTCTTGCCCGGCGAAATGCGCGATCCGGTGTTGTTCGCCATCCCATTTTTTCTGTTCCTGTTGACGGTCGAATGGGCGGCCGCTCGCAAGCTGGAAAAACTCGAGGCAGGCGCCACCGAAACACCGCGGCCGGTATCGGGCTCCTACCACACCCGCGATTCCGTCGCGAGCATCTCGATGGGCCTGGTATCACTGGTCACCATCGCTTTCTGGAAGACGCTGGCCTTGCTGGGTTACGCGGCCATCTACACCTATGTCGCCCCGTGGCATCTTTCGCCGGGGCGCTGGTACACCTGGGTCATTGCGATCGTGGGCGTCGACCTGCTGTATTACACCTATCACCGCATCGCTCACCGAGTCCGGTTGATCTGGGCCACTCACCAGGCACATCACTCCAGCGAATATTTCAACTTTGCCACCGCGTTGCGGCAGAAATGGAACAACAGCGGCGAGGTGCTCATGTGGGTTCCGTTGCCGCTGTTGGGGTTACCGCCCTGGATGGTGTTCTTCGGGTTTTCGGTGAGCTTGATCTACCAGTTCTGGGTGCACACCGAGCGAATCAACAAGCTGCCACGCTGGTTCGAGTTCATTTTCAACACTCCGTCGCATCACCGGGTGCACCATGGGATGGACCAGATGTACCTGGACAAGAACTACGGGGGCATCCTGATCATCTGGGACCGGCTGTTCCGCAGCTTCCAGGCGGAGACCGCTCGGCCGCACTACGGACTGACCAAACCGGTCGACACGTTCAACATCTGGAAGCTGCAGACGCGTGAGTATGTGGCGATTGCTCGCGATTGGCGATCGGCGACAAGGCTGCGTGACCGGCTAGGCTACGCGTTTGGGCCGCCGGGGTGGCAACCGTCGACGACGGCAACACCTCGGGCCGAGGATGCAGCCGCCGTGACCACGTCTGGCTAG
- a CDS encoding PPE family protein, protein MTVSLDFATLPPEINSARMYSGPGSAPMLAAASAWKGLAAELRVTVLSYDSVLRALTGEEWYGPASASMAAAAAPYLAWMSSTAAQAEESAVQAAAAAAAYEAAFSATVAPTVITANRAQLMVLVATNVLGQNTPAIAAVEAQYCEMWAQDAMAMYGYAGSSAAATRLSQFLEPQHNTNPAGLLAQQSTLAQLMSAVPNVLQGLASSNTSASAPSGLLSTLLSGNGQSWLATLWSEFGPNANIWNTIASTGFLLPSNMVTPFLGMLGTAAVADAAEDALGTTGSGALGGALSAPLGSVGGQAGLAAAGNAAIVGKLSVPPSWTGAAPLAGPLGSALGGTPMVAPPPTAAAGMPGMPFGNMAGQPFGRALPQYGFRPTFVARPPAAG, encoded by the coding sequence ATGACTGTCAGTCTGGATTTCGCCACACTGCCACCCGAAATCAATTCCGCACGTATGTATTCGGGGCCAGGCTCCGCCCCGATGCTTGCCGCTGCCTCAGCCTGGAAGGGCCTGGCTGCGGAGCTTCGCGTCACCGTGTTGTCCTACGACTCAGTGCTCAGGGCGTTGACCGGCGAGGAATGGTACGGCCCGGCGTCGGCCTCGATGGCGGCTGCGGCAGCGCCGTACCTGGCATGGATGAGCAGCACCGCCGCGCAGGCTGAGGAGAGTGCGGTACAGGCGGCAGCCGCTGCGGCAGCCTACGAAGCTGCCTTCTCGGCCACCGTGGCGCCCACGGTGATTACAGCTAATCGGGCTCAATTGATGGTGCTGGTCGCGACCAATGTGCTGGGGCAGAATACTCCGGCAATCGCAGCCGTAGAGGCCCAATACTGCGAGATGTGGGCCCAGGACGCCATGGCCATGTACGGCTATGCCGGCTCGTCGGCCGCCGCCACGCGGCTAAGCCAGTTCCTCGAGCCGCAGCACAACACCAATCCGGCTGGGCTGCTGGCACAGCAGTCAACGCTGGCCCAGCTGATGTCGGCAGTTCCCAACGTGTTGCAGGGACTGGCGTCTTCCAACACTTCGGCATCCGCGCCGTCCGGGCTGCTGAGCACGTTGCTGTCCGGCAATGGCCAGTCCTGGCTAGCCACGCTGTGGTCGGAGTTCGGGCCCAACGCCAATATCTGGAACACCATCGCCTCGACCGGCTTTCTGCTGCCGAGCAATATGGTCACCCCCTTTCTCGGCATGCTGGGCACCGCAGCGGTGGCGGATGCGGCCGAGGACGCGCTCGGAACCACGGGTTCTGGCGCGCTCGGCGGTGCGCTTTCCGCGCCGCTCGGGTCCGTCGGTGGCCAGGCCGGGCTGGCGGCTGCGGGCAACGCCGCCATCGTCGGCAAGTTGTCGGTGCCGCCGAGTTGGACGGGGGCAGCTCCACTGGCCGGCCCGCTGGGTTCAGCCCTGGGCGGCACACCGATGGTCGCGCCTCCGCCGACGGCGGCGGCCGGCATGCCCGGCATGCCGTTCGGGAATATGGCTGGGCAGCCGTTTGGGCGGGCTTTACCCCAATACGGCTTCCGCCCCACCTTTGTCGCCCGCCCTCCCGCGGCGGGATAG
- a CDS encoding VOC family protein, producing the protein MNLSVRSPTQIAWVTPDLDATEAALTGLLGARKWVRIPDVHFAPDSCSYRGKPADFVASISLSYLGDMQLELISPVCGENIYSDFLRDCGPGLHHICLEVEGPEQLEIALAEAADHGASVVQRGSMPGGIQFAYVAAPQAGVPFVEIAYFSPEIKAFYDYIKREQR; encoded by the coding sequence ATGAACCTTTCTGTCCGGTCGCCGACACAGATTGCGTGGGTCACCCCGGATCTGGATGCTACAGAAGCAGCGCTCACAGGCTTATTGGGCGCTCGCAAGTGGGTGCGGATACCCGATGTGCACTTTGCTCCGGACAGCTGCAGCTATCGAGGCAAGCCCGCCGACTTTGTCGCGAGTATCTCCCTGAGCTATCTCGGCGACATGCAGCTGGAGCTGATCTCTCCGGTCTGCGGAGAGAATATCTATAGTGACTTTCTGCGCGATTGCGGGCCGGGCCTGCATCACATCTGTCTGGAGGTCGAGGGCCCCGAGCAGCTTGAGATCGCACTGGCCGAGGCCGCTGACCACGGCGCCAGCGTGGTCCAGCGCGGCTCGATGCCGGGGGGAATTCAGTTCGCCTACGTCGCGGCACCACAGGCGGGGGTGCCGTTTGTGGAAATTGCGTACTTCTCGCCGGAAATCAAGGCGTTTTATGACTACATCAAACGGGAGCAGCGTTGA
- a CDS encoding PPE family protein, whose translation MVLPAMDFGALPPEVNSLRMYSGPGSAPMLAAMAAWDDVSAEMLLTAAAYESVLSALLSDGWLGPASAAMAAAAAPYVTWLSATGLQAAQTAGQAAAAAAAFEAAFAMTVPPSVVAANRVQLLTLVATNFLGINTPAIAATEAEYAEMWAQDATAMYGYAAGSAVASTLEPFSEPAHTASRSGLAGQTAASTAMGGLTQTELPQLMSAVPASLQGLAAPAAAPLDTIAGSGLLADILNFLDGNDGNAFGIFLNSSLANGVISAGYTAPGIVVPAVTSAMADVNALALDGLPGIALPITGSDSGDAVWTRMTVPQSGLGGVAAGTNQATMVGRLSVPPSWAGTTEVIDHVATALPGAGTATAPEASAAMPGVPGVPAPGAYARSYGTGPRYGFRLTIMPRPLSGG comes from the coding sequence ATGGTGTTGCCGGCAATGGATTTCGGGGCCCTGCCACCGGAAGTCAACTCCCTGCGCATGTATTCGGGCCCAGGGTCAGCGCCCATGCTTGCCGCTATGGCGGCGTGGGATGACGTTTCCGCGGAAATGCTTTTGACGGCAGCGGCATACGAGTCGGTGCTCTCGGCTTTGCTCAGCGACGGCTGGCTGGGGCCAGCTTCGGCGGCTATGGCGGCAGCGGCGGCCCCGTATGTGACGTGGCTGAGCGCCACCGGGCTACAGGCCGCGCAGACGGCCGGTCAGGCGGCGGCGGCCGCGGCGGCGTTCGAGGCCGCGTTCGCCATGACGGTGCCGCCGAGTGTGGTTGCGGCGAACCGGGTGCAGTTGCTGACGCTGGTGGCTACCAATTTTCTGGGCATCAACACACCGGCGATCGCGGCTACCGAGGCCGAATACGCCGAGATGTGGGCGCAGGATGCGACAGCCATGTACGGGTATGCGGCCGGTTCCGCGGTGGCGTCCACGTTGGAACCATTTTCGGAACCAGCACACACCGCCAGCCGCTCCGGGCTGGCGGGTCAGACCGCGGCGAGTACCGCTATGGGCGGCCTCACGCAGACCGAACTGCCCCAACTCATGTCCGCGGTACCGGCAAGTCTGCAAGGACTCGCCGCACCGGCGGCGGCACCGCTGGACACCATTGCAGGGTCGGGTCTGCTTGCTGACATCCTGAACTTTCTGGACGGCAACGATGGAAACGCCTTCGGGATCTTCTTGAACTCCTCATTGGCAAATGGAGTCATCTCGGCCGGATACACGGCTCCGGGGATCGTCGTGCCCGCCGTGACATCGGCAATGGCCGACGTCAATGCGTTGGCCCTAGACGGCTTACCAGGGATTGCGTTGCCAATTACGGGATCCGATTCCGGCGATGCCGTTTGGACAAGAATGACAGTTCCGCAATCGGGCCTGGGGGGAGTCGCCGCGGGAACCAACCAGGCGACTATGGTGGGTCGACTGTCGGTCCCGCCGAGCTGGGCGGGGACCACCGAAGTAATAGATCATGTCGCCACCGCGCTCCCGGGCGCTGGCACCGCTACCGCCCCGGAGGCGAGTGCGGCGATGCCTGGCGTACCCGGGGTACCTGCTCCGGGCGCCTACGCGCGCAGCTACGGCACCGGACCTCGGTACGGATTCCGGCTGACGATAATGCCGCGCCCGCTCTCGGGCGGCTGA